In Oreochromis niloticus isolate F11D_XX linkage group LG5, O_niloticus_UMD_NMBU, whole genome shotgun sequence, a single window of DNA contains:
- the ankrd52b gene encoding serine/threonine-protein phosphatase 6 regulatory ankyrin repeat subunit C isoform X1: protein MELRNIKDQFFFQSPLVQAIFSRNTEDVTFLLNNKEDVNSLDQEQSTPLHAAAYMGDVIVMDLLISSGANVNAKDQGLLTPLHRAAASRNERAVELLLKHKVEVNARDKFWHTPLHMAAANWATGCAKALIPHVCSLDVTDKSGRTPLHHAAHNGHGEMVNLFLRKGANASAKDKKERQAVHWAASLGHLEVVKLLLSRSGDVMCKDKRGYTPLHVAAAGGHLDVVKYLLRLGVEIDEPNIFGNTALHMACHTGQDTVATELVNSGASINQPNYNGNTPLHLAAASSSGVLCLELLVNNGADVNVQNKKGMSPLHMAAMHGRFTGSQILIQNGGEIDCVDINGNAPLHVAARHGQELLVSTLLTNGADKGRQGINGMLPLHLAALYGFPDCCRKLLSNGQFYNMAPMLTNDQSVGFDINMLDDHGRTCLHAAASGGNVECVNLLLSSGAELDIKDNLGRSPLHYAAANGNSQCTISLVRAGADVNELDLTGCNPLHYAAASHTFCGGSPNSDSDVNVEKQHEASLCLDYLLDNGANPTLKNSKGYSAVHYAAAYGNKQHLELLLEISFNCLEEAESNVPVSPLHLAACFGHCEALRLLCETLVSLDVRDVEGQTALHLAAQKGFSPCVEVLLKHQASYTLKEHKHKWTALHAAAAEGQVDCILLLVNMEQSADIIDSPDTQGQTALMLAALGCHTDCVHILLEKNAKPDAADKQGFTALHRAVMMGSEECVSALLEHGASALSRDSQGRTPLHLAASCGHTELLCCLLKAAKKADPLDSMLDYKGYTPTHWAAYHGHEGCLRILLENKLFSIQEGSLFTPLHCALVKGHEAAADLLVKTVGPQIVTISDTKGRTPLHAAAYSGNVAGLQLVLAQGAQVNAVDHCGCSALMVAAACGQTRAVEFLLNKATPDLTLVDFNNNTALHLACSKGHEMCALLILGEITDSSLINARNNALQMPLHIAARKGLATVVQVLLSRGAAVMAVDEEGHTPALACAPNKNVAECLALILSTMKPFPPREAGPNAASHFGPILKNCTIAASCGASGNLCHA, encoded by the exons ATGGAGTTAAGAAATATCAAGGACCAG tttttctttcagtccCCATTGGTCCAGGCCATATTCAGCCGGAACACAGAAGATGTGACATTTTTACTGAACAACAAAGAAGATGTCAACTCACTG gACCAAGAACAAAGCACACCACTACATGCTGCTGCTTATATGGGCGATGTCATTGTTATGGACCTACTCATTAGTTCAG GTGCAAATGTCAATGCCAAGGACCAGGGGTTGCTGACTCCTTTACACCGAGCAGCTGCCTCAAGAAATGAA AGGGCTGTGGAGCTATTGCTGAAACACAAAGTAGAGGTTAATGCACGGGACAAGTTCTGGCATACACCCTTGCACATGGCAGCTGCAAACTGGGCTACAGGCTGTGCCAAAGCCCTGATACCACATGTTTGCAGCCTGGATGTAACTGACAAGTCAGGAAGGACACCGCTACATCATGCAGCGCACAATGGTCATGGGGAG ATGGTGAACTTGTTCCTGCGTAAAGGTGCAAATGCATCTGCCAAGGACAAGAAGGAAAGACAAGCAGTCCACTGGGCTGCATCCCTCG gACATTTGGAGGTTGTGAAGCTGCTGTTATCTCGCAGTGGAGATGTCATGTGCAAAGACAAGCGTGGTTACACTCCACTCCACGTCGCAGCTGCCGGCGGACATTTAGACGTAGTCAAATATCTGCTGAGACTGGGGGTGGAG ATTGATGAGCCCAACATTTTTGGGAACACAGCGCTCCACATGGCCTGTCACACAGGCCAAGACACTGTGGCCACTGAACTGGTGAATAGTGGCGCCAGCATCAACCAACCCAACTACAACGGCAACACACCATTACATCTGGCAGCCGCCTCCTCCAGCGGGGTGTTGTGTCTTGAGCTCCTAGTCAACAATGGTGCTGATGTCAACGTACAG AATAAGAAAGGCATGAGCCCTTTACATATGGCTGCAATGCACGGACGCTTCACTGGCTCGCAGATTCTCATCCAAAATG GGGGAGAGATCGATTGTGTCGACATTAATGGAAACGCTCCTCTTCATGTTGCTGCCAGACACGGTCAGGAGCTGCTGGTCAGTACTCTGCTGACAAATGGTGCTGATAAAGGCAG ACAGGGAATTAATGGGATGCTTCCACTGCATTTGGCGGCACTCTACGGTTTTCCAGACTGTTGTCGCAAGTTACTGTCTAACG GGCAATTTTACAACATGGCACCAATGCTGACAAATGACCAAAGTGTGGGGTTTGACATAAACATGTTAGATGATCATGGAAGGACGTGCCTGCATGCAGCTGCATCTGGAGG GAATGTCGAGTGTGTTAATTTGCTGTTAAGCAGCGGTGCTGAGCTGGATATAAAGGACAATTTGGGAAG ATCTCCTCTGCACTACGCTGCAGCAAATGGGAACAGCCAGTGCACCATCTCCCTGGTGAGAGCTGGTGCAGATGTCAATGAGCTGGATCTGACGGGCTGCAACCCCCTGCActatgctgctgcttcacacacCTTCTGTGG AGGGAGTCCAAACTCTGACTCAGATGTCAACGTGGAAAAGCAACATGAAGCCTCTCT GTGTTTAGACTACTTGCTTGACAACGGGGCGAACCCAACTCTGAAGAACAGCAAGGGATACAGTGCCGTTCACTATGCAGCTGCTTATGGGAACAAACAGCATTTAGAGCTG CTCTTGGAAATTTCTTTCAACTGTCTTGAGGAGGCTGAAAGTAATGTTCCAGTCAGTCCTTTGCACTTAGCT GCATGTTTTGGCCACTGTGAAGCTCTGCGTTTGCtttgtgagacattagtgagtCTGGATGTGCGGGACGTTGAAGGCCAAACTGCCCTCCACCTCGCTGCTCAGAAAGGCTTCTCCCCATGTGTAGAAGTACTGTTGAAACATCAAGCCTCCTACACACTGAAGGAGCACAAGCACAAGTGGACTGCTCTTCACGCTGCAG CTGCTGAGGGCCAAGTGGACTGTATCCTCCTTTTAGTTAACATGGAACAAAGTGCTGACATCATTGACAGCCCAGACACACAGGGACA GACGGCTCTCATGCTGGCAGCTCTCGGTTGCCACACCGACTGCGTTCACATACTGCTGGAGAAAAATGCAAAGCCTGATGCTGCAGACAAACAAGGCTTTACTGCTTTACACCgagct GTCATGATGGGCAGTGAGGAGTGTGTGTCCGCTCTGCTGGAACATGGAGCTTCTGCTCTGAGTCGAGACTCTCAGGGGAGGACCCCGCTGCACCTCGCAGCGTCCTGTGGTCACACGGAGCTGCTCTGCTGTTTGCTAAAGGCTGCAAAGAAAGCTGACCCTCTGGACTCCATGCTGGACTACAAAGGCTACACACCCACTCACTGGGCTGCCTACCACG GTCATGAAGGATGTTTACGCATTTTActtgaaaacaaactttttagCATCCAGGAAGGAAGTCTCTTCACCCCATTGCACTGTGCTCT AGTTAAAGGGCATGAAGCTGCAGCAGACCTTCTAGTGAAGACTGTTGGCCCTCAAATTGTCACCATTAGTGACACCAAAGGAAG GACCCCGCTGCATGCCGCTGCATATTCAGGGAACGTTGCTGGGCTCCAGCTGGTTCTGGCCCAGGGAGCACAGGTTAATGCTGTGGACCACTGTGGATGCTCTGCTCTGATGGTTGCTGCTGCCTGTGGACAGACCAGAGCTGTTG AGTTCTTGCTGAACAAAGCGACCCCAGACCTGACCCTGGTGGATTTCAATAACAACACGGCCCTTCACTTGGCCTGCAGCAAG GGTCATGAGATGTGTGCCTTGTTAATCCTGGGAGAGATCACCGATTCCTCACTCATAAATGCAAGAAACAACGCTCTCCAAAT GCCGCTTCACATTGCAGCAAGGAAAGGCCTGGCGACTGTTGTGCAGGTGTTACTGAGCAGAGGAGCAGCAGTCATGGCTGTAGATGAGGAAG GCCACACGCCAGCTCTGGCCTGTGCCCCGAACAAAAACGTGGCAGAGTGTCTGGCCCTCATCCTTTCCACCATGAAGCCTTTCCCTCCCAGAGAGGCTGGCCCCAACGCAGCCTCCCACTTCGGCCCCATCCTGAAGAACTGCACTATCGCTGCCTCCTGCGGGGCCAGTGGAAACCTGTGCCATGCCTGA
- the ankrd52b gene encoding serine/threonine-protein phosphatase 6 regulatory ankyrin repeat subunit C isoform X2: MELRNIKDQSPLVQAIFSRNTEDVTFLLNNKEDVNSLDQEQSTPLHAAAYMGDVIVMDLLISSGANVNAKDQGLLTPLHRAAASRNERAVELLLKHKVEVNARDKFWHTPLHMAAANWATGCAKALIPHVCSLDVTDKSGRTPLHHAAHNGHGEMVNLFLRKGANASAKDKKERQAVHWAASLGHLEVVKLLLSRSGDVMCKDKRGYTPLHVAAAGGHLDVVKYLLRLGVEIDEPNIFGNTALHMACHTGQDTVATELVNSGASINQPNYNGNTPLHLAAASSSGVLCLELLVNNGADVNVQNKKGMSPLHMAAMHGRFTGSQILIQNGGEIDCVDINGNAPLHVAARHGQELLVSTLLTNGADKGRQGINGMLPLHLAALYGFPDCCRKLLSNGQFYNMAPMLTNDQSVGFDINMLDDHGRTCLHAAASGGNVECVNLLLSSGAELDIKDNLGRSPLHYAAANGNSQCTISLVRAGADVNELDLTGCNPLHYAAASHTFCGGSPNSDSDVNVEKQHEASLCLDYLLDNGANPTLKNSKGYSAVHYAAAYGNKQHLELLLEISFNCLEEAESNVPVSPLHLAACFGHCEALRLLCETLVSLDVRDVEGQTALHLAAQKGFSPCVEVLLKHQASYTLKEHKHKWTALHAAAAEGQVDCILLLVNMEQSADIIDSPDTQGQTALMLAALGCHTDCVHILLEKNAKPDAADKQGFTALHRAVMMGSEECVSALLEHGASALSRDSQGRTPLHLAASCGHTELLCCLLKAAKKADPLDSMLDYKGYTPTHWAAYHGHEGCLRILLENKLFSIQEGSLFTPLHCALVKGHEAAADLLVKTVGPQIVTISDTKGRTPLHAAAYSGNVAGLQLVLAQGAQVNAVDHCGCSALMVAAACGQTRAVEFLLNKATPDLTLVDFNNNTALHLACSKGHEMCALLILGEITDSSLINARNNALQMPLHIAARKGLATVVQVLLSRGAAVMAVDEEGHTPALACAPNKNVAECLALILSTMKPFPPREAGPNAASHFGPILKNCTIAASCGASGNLCHA, translated from the exons ATGGAGTTAAGAAATATCAAGGACCAG tccCCATTGGTCCAGGCCATATTCAGCCGGAACACAGAAGATGTGACATTTTTACTGAACAACAAAGAAGATGTCAACTCACTG gACCAAGAACAAAGCACACCACTACATGCTGCTGCTTATATGGGCGATGTCATTGTTATGGACCTACTCATTAGTTCAG GTGCAAATGTCAATGCCAAGGACCAGGGGTTGCTGACTCCTTTACACCGAGCAGCTGCCTCAAGAAATGAA AGGGCTGTGGAGCTATTGCTGAAACACAAAGTAGAGGTTAATGCACGGGACAAGTTCTGGCATACACCCTTGCACATGGCAGCTGCAAACTGGGCTACAGGCTGTGCCAAAGCCCTGATACCACATGTTTGCAGCCTGGATGTAACTGACAAGTCAGGAAGGACACCGCTACATCATGCAGCGCACAATGGTCATGGGGAG ATGGTGAACTTGTTCCTGCGTAAAGGTGCAAATGCATCTGCCAAGGACAAGAAGGAAAGACAAGCAGTCCACTGGGCTGCATCCCTCG gACATTTGGAGGTTGTGAAGCTGCTGTTATCTCGCAGTGGAGATGTCATGTGCAAAGACAAGCGTGGTTACACTCCACTCCACGTCGCAGCTGCCGGCGGACATTTAGACGTAGTCAAATATCTGCTGAGACTGGGGGTGGAG ATTGATGAGCCCAACATTTTTGGGAACACAGCGCTCCACATGGCCTGTCACACAGGCCAAGACACTGTGGCCACTGAACTGGTGAATAGTGGCGCCAGCATCAACCAACCCAACTACAACGGCAACACACCATTACATCTGGCAGCCGCCTCCTCCAGCGGGGTGTTGTGTCTTGAGCTCCTAGTCAACAATGGTGCTGATGTCAACGTACAG AATAAGAAAGGCATGAGCCCTTTACATATGGCTGCAATGCACGGACGCTTCACTGGCTCGCAGATTCTCATCCAAAATG GGGGAGAGATCGATTGTGTCGACATTAATGGAAACGCTCCTCTTCATGTTGCTGCCAGACACGGTCAGGAGCTGCTGGTCAGTACTCTGCTGACAAATGGTGCTGATAAAGGCAG ACAGGGAATTAATGGGATGCTTCCACTGCATTTGGCGGCACTCTACGGTTTTCCAGACTGTTGTCGCAAGTTACTGTCTAACG GGCAATTTTACAACATGGCACCAATGCTGACAAATGACCAAAGTGTGGGGTTTGACATAAACATGTTAGATGATCATGGAAGGACGTGCCTGCATGCAGCTGCATCTGGAGG GAATGTCGAGTGTGTTAATTTGCTGTTAAGCAGCGGTGCTGAGCTGGATATAAAGGACAATTTGGGAAG ATCTCCTCTGCACTACGCTGCAGCAAATGGGAACAGCCAGTGCACCATCTCCCTGGTGAGAGCTGGTGCAGATGTCAATGAGCTGGATCTGACGGGCTGCAACCCCCTGCActatgctgctgcttcacacacCTTCTGTGG AGGGAGTCCAAACTCTGACTCAGATGTCAACGTGGAAAAGCAACATGAAGCCTCTCT GTGTTTAGACTACTTGCTTGACAACGGGGCGAACCCAACTCTGAAGAACAGCAAGGGATACAGTGCCGTTCACTATGCAGCTGCTTATGGGAACAAACAGCATTTAGAGCTG CTCTTGGAAATTTCTTTCAACTGTCTTGAGGAGGCTGAAAGTAATGTTCCAGTCAGTCCTTTGCACTTAGCT GCATGTTTTGGCCACTGTGAAGCTCTGCGTTTGCtttgtgagacattagtgagtCTGGATGTGCGGGACGTTGAAGGCCAAACTGCCCTCCACCTCGCTGCTCAGAAAGGCTTCTCCCCATGTGTAGAAGTACTGTTGAAACATCAAGCCTCCTACACACTGAAGGAGCACAAGCACAAGTGGACTGCTCTTCACGCTGCAG CTGCTGAGGGCCAAGTGGACTGTATCCTCCTTTTAGTTAACATGGAACAAAGTGCTGACATCATTGACAGCCCAGACACACAGGGACA GACGGCTCTCATGCTGGCAGCTCTCGGTTGCCACACCGACTGCGTTCACATACTGCTGGAGAAAAATGCAAAGCCTGATGCTGCAGACAAACAAGGCTTTACTGCTTTACACCgagct GTCATGATGGGCAGTGAGGAGTGTGTGTCCGCTCTGCTGGAACATGGAGCTTCTGCTCTGAGTCGAGACTCTCAGGGGAGGACCCCGCTGCACCTCGCAGCGTCCTGTGGTCACACGGAGCTGCTCTGCTGTTTGCTAAAGGCTGCAAAGAAAGCTGACCCTCTGGACTCCATGCTGGACTACAAAGGCTACACACCCACTCACTGGGCTGCCTACCACG GTCATGAAGGATGTTTACGCATTTTActtgaaaacaaactttttagCATCCAGGAAGGAAGTCTCTTCACCCCATTGCACTGTGCTCT AGTTAAAGGGCATGAAGCTGCAGCAGACCTTCTAGTGAAGACTGTTGGCCCTCAAATTGTCACCATTAGTGACACCAAAGGAAG GACCCCGCTGCATGCCGCTGCATATTCAGGGAACGTTGCTGGGCTCCAGCTGGTTCTGGCCCAGGGAGCACAGGTTAATGCTGTGGACCACTGTGGATGCTCTGCTCTGATGGTTGCTGCTGCCTGTGGACAGACCAGAGCTGTTG AGTTCTTGCTGAACAAAGCGACCCCAGACCTGACCCTGGTGGATTTCAATAACAACACGGCCCTTCACTTGGCCTGCAGCAAG GGTCATGAGATGTGTGCCTTGTTAATCCTGGGAGAGATCACCGATTCCTCACTCATAAATGCAAGAAACAACGCTCTCCAAAT GCCGCTTCACATTGCAGCAAGGAAAGGCCTGGCGACTGTTGTGCAGGTGTTACTGAGCAGAGGAGCAGCAGTCATGGCTGTAGATGAGGAAG GCCACACGCCAGCTCTGGCCTGTGCCCCGAACAAAAACGTGGCAGAGTGTCTGGCCCTCATCCTTTCCACCATGAAGCCTTTCCCTCCCAGAGAGGCTGGCCCCAACGCAGCCTCCCACTTCGGCCCCATCCTGAAGAACTGCACTATCGCTGCCTCCTGCGGGGCCAGTGGAAACCTGTGCCATGCCTGA